From Methanocalculus natronophilus, one genomic window encodes:
- a CDS encoding roadblock/LC7 domain-containing protein has product MTASGSLKEKVRQFIDEIRAVPGVGECALVSNDGILIGKTFEDSLAAQSFGAMCATLYASSEAASSVVNIESPAYVMVRGSRQSILVVGAGPRLLIAGIVDEEADMTDISSRLQEIGERIGGAL; this is encoded by the coding sequence ATGACAGCATCAGGTTCGCTTAAAGAGAAAGTGCGTCAGTTTATCGATGAAATCAGGGCAGTTCCCGGTGTCGGTGAGTGCGCACTTGTCTCAAATGATGGAATACTTATTGGAAAAACATTTGAAGACTCATTAGCTGCCCAGTCGTTTGGGGCAATGTGTGCCACGCTGTATGCCTCATCAGAAGCCGCCTCATCTGTTGTGAATATTGAATCTCCGGCATATGTGATGGTCAGGGGGAGCCGCCAGTCCATACTTGTTGTTGGAGCAGGACCGAGACTTCTGATTGCAGGAATCGTTGATGAAGAAGCCGATATGACTGATATTTCTTCCAGACTTCAGGAGATTGGAGAGCGTATCGGAGGAGCTCTCTGA
- a CDS encoding damage-control phosphatase ARMT1 family protein codes for MRITNECQDCLLSRVRFEAELVTGDQRLIDEAIEAARQLLTDLFDDDVPAPVIASAVHRCCYRIVGSDDPYRSLKYNDTLTARDVQTKVMPLINDFHSAVIAATIGNAIDYGVAGHSVAEDFVGYFRDEFETGLYHDDTAGIESLARRVVYFTDNTGEILFDRILIEELKNLGAYVTVAVKESPMLNDATLKEARDAGIEEVADHLTTTGGGAELGVNLDLIPPDLAEALKSATLVISKGLANYESLSHYTGLPPVACLMMVKCDPIARDLDVPKGVKIAKLLR; via the coding sequence ATGAGAATCACCAATGAATGTCAGGATTGTCTCCTTTCCCGTGTCCGGTTTGAAGCGGAGCTCGTAACCGGGGATCAGAGGCTTATTGATGAAGCCATTGAAGCAGCCAGGCAGCTCCTGACAGATCTCTTTGATGACGATGTCCCGGCACCTGTTATCGCAAGTGCCGTTCACCGGTGCTGTTACAGGATAGTCGGATCAGATGATCCATACCGGTCACTCAAATACAACGACACCCTGACTGCACGTGATGTCCAGACAAAGGTTATGCCGTTGATCAATGATTTTCATTCGGCTGTTATCGCCGCCACAATCGGCAACGCAATAGATTACGGGGTAGCAGGACATTCGGTAGCAGAAGATTTTGTCGGGTATTTCAGGGATGAATTCGAGACAGGACTCTATCATGATGATACAGCAGGGATAGAGAGCCTCGCCCGCCGTGTCGTCTACTTCACCGATAACACCGGGGAGATACTCTTTGACAGAATCCTGATCGAGGAGCTGAAGAACCTCGGGGCATATGTGACGGTTGCCGTGAAGGAGAGCCCGATGTTAAATGACGCAACGCTCAAAGAGGCCCGTGATGCCGGAATCGAGGAGGTTGCAGACCACCTGACGACAACCGGCGGGGGAGCAGAGCTCGGCGTCAATCTCGATCTGATACCACCCGATCTCGCAGAGGCCCTGAAGTCTGCGACCCTGGTCATCTCAAAGGGACTTGCAAATTACGAGTCGCTGTCACACTATACCGGCCTTCCCCCGGTTGCCTGCCTGATGATGGTGAAGTGTGATCCGATTGCCCGCGATCTTGATGTTCCAAAAGGTGTAAAGATCGCAAAGCTCCTCAGATGA
- a CDS encoding NfeD family protein, whose amino-acid sequence MVLETNLYYALIVIGALLILYEAINPGFFAAVPGTTMIVLGIMFMMGIDVFGSVWGMVIGVASALIAASLSVLLYRRLSPEQLPTTMSRDSLIGKTGRVVREVRSDDLTGKVSVSGVEWSAKSADGTIAPGTTVTIVDAAGVHIIVEEV is encoded by the coding sequence ATGGTGCTTGAGACAAACCTGTACTATGCCCTGATTGTCATTGGCGCACTGCTGATCCTGTATGAAGCCATTAATCCGGGCTTTTTTGCTGCGGTCCCGGGAACAACGATGATTGTTCTTGGAATCATGTTTATGATGGGCATTGATGTCTTCGGCAGTGTCTGGGGGATGGTAATAGGTGTTGCTTCGGCCCTGATTGCTGCAAGCCTCTCAGTATTGCTGTACCGTCGCCTCTCCCCTGAACAGCTTCCAACAACAATGAGCAGGGATTCTTTAATTGGAAAAACCGGCAGAGTTGTTCGGGAAGTCAGATCTGACGATCTGACAGGGAAGGTTTCTGTCTCAGGTGTTGAGTGGAGTGCAAAATCAGCAGACGGCACCATCGCTCCGGGCACCACCGTCACAATCGTGGATGCTGCGGGAGTGCATATCATTGTAGAGGAGGTATAA
- a CDS encoding SPFH domain-containing protein, with amino-acid sequence MVLVDNLVTFTLILVIVFIFARGVVIVQPYQQGLTIRLGTYTGRMNPGFRWIVPFITEVIKMDLRTQVIDVPSQEVITKDNSPTNVDAIIYVRVMDPEKAYFEVSAYKSATVALAQTSLRGIIGDMELDEVLYNRDLINTKLRDMLDRETDQWGVKVERVEIKEVDPIGAVKQAMTEQTSAERERRAAILRADGEKRAAILQAEGVRQSMILEAEGERQSKILRAEGERQGKILMSQGEAQGLRILALGSRPLDKRAITVLSLETLKKMSEGEATKIVLPFEISSLIKQSAQFLGATEDFSDVDTKDLMELSEDILGEMPSGGEVVSTAKEIVKDIESTVDTADMKIMSKDKLE; translated from the coding sequence ATGGTTCTTGTAGACAATCTGGTTACCTTTACCCTTATTCTGGTTATCGTTTTCATTTTTGCCCGTGGTGTTGTCATTGTTCAGCCATACCAGCAGGGGCTTACCATCCGTCTTGGAACATATACAGGACGGATGAATCCCGGCTTCAGGTGGATTGTCCCATTCATCACCGAAGTGATCAAGATGGATCTCCGGACACAGGTGATCGATGTCCCGTCACAGGAAGTGATCACCAAAGACAACTCGCCAACAAATGTTGATGCCATCATCTATGTCAGGGTAATGGACCCGGAGAAGGCATATTTTGAGGTCTCTGCATACAAGTCTGCAACTGTGGCACTCGCACAGACGAGTCTTCGTGGTATCATCGGCGATATGGAGCTTGATGAGGTTCTGTATAACCGTGACCTGATCAACACAAAACTCCGTGACATGCTTGACCGCGAAACCGACCAGTGGGGCGTCAAGGTTGAGCGTGTCGAGATTAAGGAGGTCGATCCAATCGGTGCAGTCAAGCAGGCGATGACCGAGCAGACGTCAGCCGAGCGTGAGCGGCGTGCCGCAATCCTCAGGGCTGACGGAGAGAAGCGCGCTGCAATCCTTCAGGCAGAAGGTGTCCGCCAGAGTATGATCCTTGAGGCTGAGGGAGAGCGGCAGAGTAAGATTCTCAGGGCAGAAGGAGAGAGGCAGGGGAAGATCCTGATGTCCCAGGGAGAAGCCCAGGGCCTTCGGATACTGGCTCTTGGATCCCGGCCGCTTGACAAGCGTGCAATCACCGTCCTCTCGCTTGAAACACTCAAGAAGATGAGTGAAGGCGAGGCAACCAAGATTGTCCTGCCATTTGAAATATCAAGCCTCATCAAGCAGAGTGCACAGTTCCTTGGTGCAACAGAGGACTTCTCGGATGTTGATACAAAAGACCTGATGGAACTCTCTGAGGATATACTCGGTGAAATGCCAAGTGGTGGCGAGGTTGTCAGTACGGCAAAAGAGATCGTCAAAGATATCGAATCCACAGTTGACACAGCAGACATGAAGATAATGTCAAAAGATAAGCTGGAGTGA
- a CDS encoding GNAT family N-acetyltransferase translates to MTATIRELKPEDFHLAETLWLEYRGQKADPKNERIFGIFNDTELQATARCTRHPAGLEMDCVFTPEKHRGKGYARMAVQALLDACGAETIYIHSTLPLITFYTSLGFQRIEERKMPETIRDRFIFCFGEMEGCNAIPMVRPGVKK, encoded by the coding sequence ATGACAGCGACGATTCGTGAACTGAAACCAGAGGATTTCCACCTTGCTGAAACCCTCTGGCTGGAATATCGTGGCCAGAAGGCAGATCCAAAGAACGAGCGGATTTTTGGTATATTCAATGATACAGAACTCCAAGCAACGGCACGCTGCACCCGCCATCCGGCGGGTCTTGAGATGGACTGTGTCTTTACCCCGGAGAAGCACCGGGGAAAAGGATATGCCCGTATGGCTGTCCAGGCTCTTCTTGACGCCTGCGGTGCGGAGACGATATACATCCACTCGACGCTTCCCCTAATCACATTCTATACGTCCCTTGGTTTTCAAAGGATAGAAGAGAGAAAGATGCCTGAGACGATACGTGACCGTTTCATCTTCTGTTTTGGAGAGATGGAAGGCTGCAACGCCATACCGATGGTCAGGCCGGGCGTAAAAAAATAG
- a CDS encoding site-2 protease family protein, with product MEWYYPVLLAIGIYALAAAVIRRNGLFPENVSFFGPIMAIRTENVRFFDHFKSLSGFFRVYGTIGVLMVVFISGLMTYLLIRTTEITLLTQPEPTDFQKPQNILLIPGVNEFIPSSFAVWTALVLTIAIHEFGHGILCRIEGIAVKSTGLLLAVIPIGAFVEPDEEDLDRTHGMAKMRMFGAGIANNLTIGLACFIALVLLLGMVAPSPVPVVTGVYQDYPAWEADLPYPSIITMVDGTPVASRDEVTALLAGTAPGDSITLVVEKDNTLIERTLTLSEWPDELATGDEISSGFMGVSYYDSERVVMVFENLASPEGMLYLLIAPLNIVPGAEFLRVIPYETVESTYLQVPFDGFWPVIHLLFWLGWINIMVGIFNALPMLPLDGGHILREGLTRFLDKLGLVKYVDRIVVSVSWAVLFMLLSPLILPYLFHL from the coding sequence ATGGAATGGTACTATCCGGTTCTTCTTGCCATCGGAATCTATGCTTTAGCTGCGGCTGTAATCAGGAGAAACGGGTTATTCCCAGAGAACGTTTCGTTCTTTGGTCCAATCATGGCTATCAGGACCGAGAATGTCCGTTTTTTTGACCACTTCAAATCATTGAGCGGGTTTTTCAGGGTATATGGGACAATCGGCGTCCTGATGGTCGTCTTCATCTCGGGACTGATGACCTATCTTCTGATCAGAACAACAGAGATCACCCTGCTCACCCAGCCTGAACCAACAGACTTTCAGAAGCCGCAGAATATCCTGCTTATCCCCGGCGTGAATGAATTTATACCATCAAGCTTTGCTGTCTGGACAGCACTTGTCCTGACGATTGCAATCCATGAGTTTGGTCATGGTATCCTCTGCAGAATAGAGGGGATTGCAGTGAAAAGCACCGGATTATTGCTTGCCGTCATTCCGATTGGAGCATTTGTCGAGCCAGATGAAGAGGATCTCGACAGGACGCATGGAATGGCGAAGATGCGTATGTTTGGTGCAGGCATAGCAAACAATCTCACAATTGGTCTTGCCTGTTTCATTGCCCTCGTACTGCTTCTTGGGATGGTTGCGCCTTCACCGGTGCCGGTCGTGACCGGCGTCTATCAGGACTACCCTGCATGGGAAGCAGACCTTCCCTATCCATCCATCATCACGATGGTGGATGGCACACCTGTTGCTTCACGGGATGAGGTGACGGCTTTACTTGCAGGGACTGCTCCCGGCGACTCGATCACGCTTGTGGTTGAGAAAGACAATACATTGATTGAACGAACCCTGACCCTCTCCGAGTGGCCTGATGAGCTTGCCACGGGAGATGAGATCAGTTCAGGGTTCATGGGTGTCTCCTACTATGACAGTGAACGGGTCGTCATGGTCTTTGAGAACCTGGCCTCGCCGGAAGGGATGCTCTACCTGCTTATTGCACCGCTCAATATTGTTCCCGGAGCTGAATTCCTCAGGGTGATACCCTATGAGACTGTCGAGAGTACGTATCTTCAGGTTCCCTTTGACGGGTTCTGGCCGGTTATCCATCTCCTCTTCTGGCTTGGATGGATCAATATCATGGTTGGTATCTTCAATGCCCTCCCGATGCTCCCCCTGGATGGCGGCCATATTCTCAGGGAAGGATTAACCCGCTTCCTGGATAAGCTTGGGCTTGTGAAGTATGTTGACAGGATTGTCGTCTCTGTATCGTGGGCAGTCCTCTTTATGCTCCTCTCCCCGCTCATCCTCCCCTATCTCTTCCATCTCTGA
- the rnhB gene encoding ribonuclease HII: MFYGVDEAGKGAVLGPMVTAAVGILDLSLLLDTGVRDSKTLSRERREEMFLLLEDVCCYHAVVLQPHEIDSLLARESMNMVVARAHAASLDGLPHPENPTSSSAYLDACDVNAERFGRTVSQLLKTPCAVISEHRADSAHRIVAAASIIAKVLRDRAIDELSEEYGDIGSGYPSDTLTIHFLKEYIREHGVAPPCSRSRWKTVSALLSNRNQSNLFDF; the protein is encoded by the coding sequence ATGTTCTATGGTGTGGATGAGGCAGGAAAAGGTGCAGTCCTTGGGCCGATGGTGACAGCAGCAGTCGGGATTTTGGATCTCTCCCTCCTTCTGGATACTGGTGTGCGGGACTCAAAAACCCTTTCACGAGAGAGACGTGAAGAGATGTTTCTCCTTCTCGAGGATGTCTGCTGCTATCATGCGGTTGTTCTACAACCCCATGAGATCGACTCCCTTCTTGCACGCGAATCAATGAACATGGTTGTTGCCCGGGCACATGCAGCCTCTCTTGACGGACTCCCCCACCCTGAGAACCCGACCTCCTCATCTGCATACCTTGATGCATGCGATGTCAATGCAGAGAGATTTGGCAGGACGGTGTCGCAGCTGCTGAAAACGCCCTGTGCTGTGATATCTGAACACCGGGCAGATAGCGCTCACAGGATTGTTGCTGCTGCGAGCATCATCGCAAAAGTGCTTCGTGACCGTGCAATAGACGAACTATCAGAGGAATATGGCGATATCGGGAGCGGGTACCCTTCAGATACGTTGACAATACACTTTTTGAAGGAATATATCCGTGAACACGGCGTTGCCCCGCCCTGTTCACGATCACGCTGGAAGACGGTATCTGCTCTCCTCTCGAACCGGAATCAGTCGAACCTTTTCGACTTTTGA
- a CDS encoding potassium channel family protein — MYIIVVGLGGIGRSLAATAGDNGDSVVVIDKNEERCADILEEYDLLAITGNATDKTILEDAGIDRADALVATTSDDAANLMTCWLAKRYAVSNVVSIVNQTEHSELFKEVGVRISENPDEIVARSLYTWAENPNTQALASIPGGGIFEITVDAGSSGADRPIHEFEVKDYIFIAIHRGGELIIPRGDTVILPEDTITVFSKKDAEMKILRYLNNQFRKG, encoded by the coding sequence ATGTACATCATCGTGGTGGGACTTGGCGGGATCGGGAGAAGCCTGGCGGCGACTGCCGGGGATAACGGTGACAGCGTTGTGGTTATAGATAAAAATGAAGAGCGTTGTGCAGATATTCTTGAAGAGTACGATCTCCTCGCCATCACCGGGAATGCCACTGATAAAACAATTCTCGAGGATGCCGGGATTGATCGTGCCGACGCGCTTGTCGCCACCACAAGCGATGATGCAGCTAACCTGATGACATGCTGGCTTGCAAAACGGTATGCTGTTTCAAATGTCGTCTCTATCGTCAACCAGACAGAGCATTCCGAACTCTTCAAGGAGGTTGGTGTCCGGATAAGCGAAAACCCCGACGAGATCGTGGCACGATCGCTCTATACCTGGGCCGAGAACCCAAATACCCAGGCTCTCGCCTCAATCCCCGGCGGCGGCATCTTTGAGATTACAGTGGATGCAGGCTCTTCTGGTGCTGACCGGCCGATCCACGAATTTGAAGTAAAAGACTACATTTTTATTGCGATTCACCGTGGCGGGGAGCTCATCATCCCACGGGGCGACACGGTGATACTTCCTGAGGATACCATCACAGTCTTCTCAAAGAAGGATGCCGAGATGAAGATTCTCCGCTACTTAAACAACCAGTTCAGAAAAGGATGA
- a CDS encoding NAD(P)/FAD-dependent oxidoreductase, with protein MKRKYDMLVVGGGPGGALAAETAAKQGLSVCLVEKRPAIGVPVRCAEGIGKELLNDFLPPDPKWISSDIEKAKLVAPDGFSMLLEPSMSGNEVGYVLDRKVFDRELIWKAAEAGAEIYMKARASAPIMKDGAVGGAVVEQHGKIYDVEADVVVAADGVESKFAKWAGIDTTVPLNEIETCAQYLMTGIDIDAATTSFYLGNEVAPAGYAWIFPKGDGTANVGLGIGGGKSGDGHRAKDYLDRFVSKNFPDGKTIELVIGGVSVCRPLASTVADNMLIVGDAARVSDPITGGGIYNAMYTGRLAAETALSALENGDTSKAALMPYDTEWRESKMGKTLERNYAVKEVFVKLSDEKLNAIVHSVAKIHLAEFSTLSLIKELIKANPSLIFDLRHLKAFL; from the coding sequence ATGAAGCGGAAGTACGATATGCTGGTTGTCGGCGGGGGTCCGGGGGGTGCATTAGCCGCAGAGACTGCTGCTAAACAAGGCCTTTCGGTCTGCCTCGTCGAGAAGAGACCCGCCATCGGTGTTCCTGTCCGTTGCGCTGAGGGTATCGGAAAAGAACTCCTGAATGATTTTCTTCCCCCTGATCCGAAATGGATCTCCTCGGATATCGAAAAGGCAAAGCTTGTTGCTCCGGATGGGTTCTCGATGCTCCTTGAGCCGAGCATGTCCGGGAATGAAGTCGGCTATGTCCTTGACCGGAAAGTCTTTGATCGCGAACTTATCTGGAAAGCTGCCGAGGCGGGTGCGGAAATATACATGAAGGCACGGGCATCTGCTCCGATCATGAAAGATGGTGCGGTTGGCGGCGCGGTTGTTGAGCAGCATGGCAAAATATATGATGTCGAAGCCGATGTTGTTGTTGCAGCAGACGGGGTCGAATCAAAGTTTGCAAAATGGGCAGGGATTGATACAACTGTTCCCCTCAACGAGATTGAGACCTGTGCACAGTACCTGATGACAGGTATTGATATCGACGCTGCCACGACATCGTTTTATCTTGGAAATGAGGTTGCTCCTGCCGGGTATGCCTGGATCTTTCCAAAAGGTGACGGGACAGCAAATGTCGGTCTTGGTATTGGTGGCGGAAAGAGCGGGGATGGCCACCGTGCAAAGGACTATCTCGACCGCTTTGTCTCCAAAAACTTCCCGGATGGGAAAACAATCGAACTGGTCATCGGTGGTGTCTCGGTCTGCAGGCCGCTTGCCAGCACGGTTGCAGATAATATGCTCATCGTCGGCGATGCGGCCAGGGTGTCAGATCCAATCACCGGTGGCGGCATCTACAATGCGATGTATACCGGACGGCTTGCTGCAGAAACTGCGTTATCAGCGCTTGAAAATGGCGATACGAGCAAAGCTGCACTCATGCCGTATGATACGGAGTGGCGGGAATCAAAGATGGGGAAAACACTTGAGCGCAATTATGCGGTCAAGGAGGTCTTTGTCAAACTCAGTGATGAGAAGCTGAATGCGATTGTTCATTCGGTGGCAAAAATCCATCTCGCTGAATTCAGCACGCTATCCCTTATCAAAGAGCTTATCAAAGCCAACCCCTCTCTTATCTTTGATCTCAGGCATCTCAAGGCATTTCTCTGA
- a CDS encoding 4Fe-4S binding protein, producing the protein MLTIRRDICGYCGACVSVCPEGALELIDAYLEVDSACIECGICERVCPLGALEVAEE; encoded by the coding sequence ATGCTGACAATACGACGGGATATCTGCGGATATTGCGGAGCATGTGTATCCGTATGTCCGGAAGGTGCCCTTGAGCTGATCGACGCCTATCTTGAGGTTGATTCTGCCTGCATTGAATGTGGCATCTGTGAGAGGGTATGTCCGCTTGGTGCTCTGGAGGTTGCAGAGGAATGA
- a CDS encoding bifunctional cobalt-precorrin-7 (C(5))-methyltransferase/cobalt-precorrin-6B (C(15))-methyltransferase: protein MTTSELKGGPTQPEICAVAVDKLGVQKSDIAVDIGCGTGTVSIALAERAEHVYAIDIREEAIRVAQNAILTGGCSNITLVLGNATEFLEDLDEDEIIDVAFIGGTQDLETVLLALVERRVRSIVVNAVLLETAVLAISTMKRLGIFSEAVHLQVSRAHDLNGKTIFKPINPIYIITGRCR from the coding sequence ATGACGACAAGTGAGCTGAAAGGCGGCCCGACACAGCCGGAAATCTGTGCGGTCGCAGTGGATAAGCTGGGTGTGCAGAAGAGCGATATCGCAGTTGATATCGGTTGTGGAACCGGTACCGTGAGTATTGCGCTTGCAGAGCGGGCAGAGCATGTATACGCAATTGACATCCGCGAAGAGGCGATCAGGGTTGCACAAAATGCCATTCTGACGGGCGGATGCAGCAATATCACTTTGGTATTGGGAAATGCAACGGAATTTCTCGAGGATCTCGATGAGGATGAGATAATCGATGTTGCATTTATCGGCGGCACACAGGATCTTGAAACCGTGCTTTTGGCCCTGGTTGAACGGAGAGTCCGCTCAATAGTTGTCAATGCCGTGCTCCTTGAAACCGCAGTGCTTGCAATCTCCACGATGAAGAGGCTTGGCATATTCTCAGAAGCCGTTCATCTCCAGGTTTCACGGGCCCATGATCTCAATGGAAAGACGATCTTCAAGCCCATAAACCCAATTTATATCATTACAGGAAGGTGCCGCTGA
- a CDS encoding cobalt-factor II C(20)-methyltransferase: protein MLTAVGLGPGDPELLTLKAVRLLREADTVFVPGEMAYTLVSPYRTDAVTLDFPMTHDEAYIEECMEANAGAIAPSALHGRAVFGIIGDPNFFSTFSRVTAILKRDYPDIQIDSVPGISSITAFPSIAGIPIQKSFAVSDGSEPDVLIRLKVRKPQEEAEHLKREGYSEFMLVERMYMEGMAVFSGDSLPPTSSYFSIMYARR, encoded by the coding sequence ATGCTGACTGCAGTCGGCCTTGGACCCGGGGATCCGGAGCTGCTCACATTGAAAGCCGTCCGTCTCCTCCGCGAGGCTGACACCGTCTTCGTTCCTGGTGAGATGGCATATACGCTCGTCTCCCCCTACAGAACCGATGCGGTGACGCTCGACTTCCCCATGACGCATGATGAGGCATATATCGAGGAATGCATGGAGGCAAATGCAGGTGCAATTGCACCGTCTGCACTTCATGGAAGGGCAGTCTTTGGGATCATCGGGGATCCGAACTTCTTCTCCACCTTCTCCCGCGTCACAGCGATCCTGAAGAGGGACTATCCCGACATTCAGATCGATTCGGTTCCCGGGATCAGCTCCATCACGGCGTTTCCTTCCATCGCTGGCATCCCCATCCAGAAGAGTTTCGCGGTTTCTGATGGATCTGAACCAGATGTCCTGATCAGGCTGAAGGTCCGGAAACCACAAGAGGAGGCAGAACACCTGAAACGAGAGGGATACTCCGAATTTATGCTTGTTGAGCGGATGTATATGGAAGGGATGGCAGTCTTTTCCGGGGATTCCCTTCCCCCGACGAGCAGTTATTTCAGCATAATGTATGCGAGGAGGTAA
- a CDS encoding cobalt-precorrin-4/precorrin-4 C(11)-methyltransferase, translated as MKTFYIVGAGCGDPGLITVRGMELLKKADILIYAGSLVNPELVHASGAAVKLDSIKMNLPEICSAIRDGLQEDKLVVRLHSGDPALYGAIVEQMAVLAKDGISAEIVPGVSSLFGAAAALKTQLTLRGVSESVIITRPAGATLDKDKIAQFSRTGETLVIFLGTEKLREIMDSVECLPETPAAVVYHATWDDEIVVKGTVADIADKAEAAGITKTALIIIGKAVLGIESGFTHSHLYS; from the coding sequence ATGAAAACATTTTATATTGTTGGTGCCGGGTGCGGAGATCCAGGCCTGATCACAGTCAGGGGAATGGAACTTCTGAAGAAAGCCGATATTCTCATCTACGCAGGATCGCTTGTAAATCCCGAGCTTGTACACGCCTCGGGCGCAGCCGTGAAGCTTGATTCCATAAAGATGAATCTACCTGAGATCTGCTCTGCAATCCGGGATGGCCTGCAGGAAGACAAACTGGTTGTCCGCCTGCATTCAGGGGATCCTGCCCTCTATGGTGCAATCGTTGAGCAGATGGCGGTTCTTGCAAAGGATGGTATTTCTGCTGAGATTGTACCCGGCGTCTCCTCGCTCTTCGGGGCAGCAGCCGCCCTGAAGACACAGCTGACGCTACGCGGGGTATCTGAGAGTGTCATCATCACCCGTCCCGCCGGAGCAACCCTGGATAAAGATAAGATCGCTCAGTTTTCCCGCACTGGTGAGACCCTGGTCATCTTCCTTGGTACAGAAAAACTCAGGGAGATCATGGATTCGGTCGAGTGTTTGCCAGAGACTCCGGCAGCAGTCGTCTACCACGCGACATGGGATGATGAGATCGTGGTCAAAGGGACAGTTGCCGATATCGCTGATAAGGCAGAAGCTGCCGGGATCACAAAAACAGCCCTGATCATCATAGGGAAGGCGGTTCTTGGGATAGAGAGTGGCTTTACCCATTCGCACCTCTACTCATGA